The following proteins are encoded in a genomic region of Paenibacillus sp. FSL H3-0469:
- a CDS encoding GAF domain-containing protein produces the protein MFQAMPYDGTRSERFEAVLSQLGALMEGEPNAIANLANASALLKLSLPDTNWTGFYLFDGKELVLGPFQGLPACIRIPMGRGVCGTAAAERRTLVVGDVHAFPGHIACDAASNSEIVVPLVKGDTLYGVLDIDSPLKHRFDDEERRFLERFAAMVSEVL, from the coding sequence ATGTTTCAAGCCATGCCTTATGATGGCACTCGCAGCGAACGGTTCGAGGCCGTTCTCAGCCAGCTCGGGGCACTGATGGAGGGTGAACCGAACGCCATTGCCAACTTGGCCAACGCTTCGGCGCTGTTAAAGCTCTCTCTGCCGGACACCAACTGGACCGGTTTCTACTTGTTTGACGGCAAAGAGCTGGTGCTCGGACCCTTCCAGGGACTTCCGGCCTGCATCCGGATTCCGATGGGCCGCGGTGTCTGCGGAACCGCAGCCGCTGAACGCCGCACACTAGTGGTCGGCGATGTCCATGCCTTCCCGGGGCATATTGCCTGTGATGCTGCCTCTAACAGTGAAATAGTTGTTCCGCTGGTCAAAGGGGACACCCTTTATGGCGTATTGGATATCGACAGCCCGCTCAAGCACCGCTTCGACGACGAGGAGCGCCGCTTCCTCGAACGGTTCGCAGCCATGGTATCCGAGGTGCTGTAA
- a CDS encoding GNAT family protein: MYVCGGVIPELSGRRVHLRAMLPADAQALFGIWSHPAVAPWLDGPPLSSVEDAEALIALLAEWAAEEESLRWSILDPEGSVIGSCGYNHWQLQGAYRGEIGFELSPAAMRRGYMREALELVLAFGFQSMGLNRMEALCHPDNLRAERLLTGLGFRQEGLLRQYRHTASGYQDVVMYSLLQGDTGAGERTERT, from the coding sequence ATGTATGTGTGCGGAGGGGTTATCCCGGAATTAAGCGGACGGAGGGTGCATCTGCGGGCGATGCTGCCTGCGGACGCGCAGGCGCTGTTCGGGATTTGGAGCCATCCGGCGGTAGCGCCTTGGCTGGATGGCCCGCCTCTGTCCTCTGTGGAGGATGCAGAAGCACTGATTGCCTTGCTGGCGGAGTGGGCCGCGGAGGAAGAGAGCCTGCGCTGGAGCATCCTTGACCCGGAAGGCAGTGTCATCGGCAGCTGCGGCTATAACCACTGGCAGCTTCAAGGCGCTTACCGGGGAGAGATCGGCTTCGAGCTGTCACCGGCAGCCATGCGCCGGGGGTACATGCGGGAAGCGCTGGAGCTGGTGCTTGCGTTCGGCTTTCAGAGCATGGGGCTGAACCGGATGGAAGCCCTGTGCCACCCGGACAACCTTCGCGCAGAGCGGCTGCTCACGGGACTTGGCTTCCGGCAGGAAGGGCTTCTGCGGCAATACCGGCATACGGCGTCCGGCTATCAGGATGTAGTGATGTACTCCCTGCTGCAAGGCGATACGGGCGCAGGAGAGAGAACAGAGAGAACATAG
- a CDS encoding MDR family MFS transporter encodes MDSLSSLGEKQRKLILTGVLLATFLAAIEGTVTGPAGPAIVGDFQGMQWLSWIFTAYLLAMAVTTPIFGKLSDLIGRKPVFIGGAVVFLAGSLLCGISQSMEQLIIYRGIQGIGAGALIPMTFTIIGDIYSLKERAKTQGLLSSVWGISSLVGPLLGGYVVDYLSWRWVFVFNLPFGLLSIIFISRYLKEEKVRRKTKIDVAGVLLFAAGMGALLFGLTTGGQSLPWTSPLLLAILLAAVLLLVVFLFVERRAAEPMLPLELFSIRNIAVSTGANLLVSTLIIGLSTYVPLWVQGVFGKSAALSGLLLAPMSVGWMLGSIAGGRMILRAGTRRTGMLGLSLIVIAAVGLTLMNADSSQLLLLILMLCCGVGFGYASTVFTIIAQSSVQHEQRGASTALNTFTRSLGQTVGVAIFGSWLNFSIDRKLAEQPGAAASGADINQLLNPHSGSVLPKEAWSSLQGALEGGLHSLFIVMAVFAVISLVISVRLDQGVPSIQEASTPSKR; translated from the coding sequence ATGGATTCATTGAGTTCACTGGGGGAAAAGCAGCGAAAGTTAATATTGACAGGCGTACTGCTGGCCACATTTCTGGCAGCGATTGAAGGGACGGTAACGGGTCCGGCGGGACCGGCTATCGTAGGGGATTTTCAGGGGATGCAGTGGCTGAGCTGGATCTTTACAGCTTATCTGCTGGCGATGGCAGTGACCACGCCGATTTTTGGTAAGCTGAGTGATCTGATCGGGAGGAAGCCCGTGTTCATAGGCGGCGCTGTAGTCTTCCTCGCAGGCTCGCTGTTATGCGGGATCTCGCAGAGTATGGAACAGCTGATCATTTACCGGGGGATTCAGGGGATCGGTGCCGGGGCGCTGATTCCGATGACTTTTACCATTATCGGAGATATCTATAGCCTGAAGGAAAGGGCGAAGACGCAGGGGCTGCTTAGCTCGGTGTGGGGAATTTCTTCGCTGGTCGGACCGCTGCTTGGCGGTTATGTAGTGGATTACTTAAGCTGGCGCTGGGTATTCGTGTTCAATCTGCCCTTCGGCCTGCTGTCGATTATCTTCATCTCGCGTTACCTGAAGGAAGAGAAGGTCCGTCGCAAGACGAAGATCGATGTAGCCGGAGTGCTGCTGTTCGCTGCAGGGATGGGGGCGCTGCTGTTTGGTCTGACGACAGGGGGGCAGAGTCTGCCTTGGACTTCTCCGCTGCTCCTGGCTATTCTCCTCGCGGCTGTCCTGCTGCTGGTGGTGTTCCTGTTCGTGGAGCGCCGGGCCGCCGAGCCGATGCTGCCGCTGGAGCTGTTCTCCATCCGTAATATTGCAGTCTCTACAGGTGCAAATCTGCTGGTCAGTACGCTCATTATCGGCCTGTCTACGTATGTTCCGCTGTGGGTACAGGGTGTATTCGGCAAAAGCGCCGCCCTCTCAGGCCTGCTCCTGGCACCGATGTCGGTCGGCTGGATGCTGGGCTCCATTGCGGGCGGGCGGATGATTCTGCGCGCAGGCACGCGCCGCACGGGAATGCTCGGCTTGTCACTGATTGTTATCGCGGCTGTCGGACTAACGCTGATGAATGCAGACTCCTCCCAGCTGCTGCTTCTGATACTGATGCTGTGCTGCGGGGTGGGCTTCGGCTATGCCTCGACCGTCTTCACCATTATCGCCCAGTCCTCGGTGCAGCATGAGCAGCGCGGTGCGTCTACGGCACTGAACACCTTCACCCGCTCACTCGGGCAGACGGTGGGGGTGGCGATCTTCGGTTCGTGGCTGAACTTCAGCATTGACCGTAAGCTGGCGGAACAGCCGGGAGCCGCCGCCTCCGGCGCGGATATCAACCAGCTGCTTAACCCGCATAGCGGAAGCGTACTGCCTAAGGAAGCCTGGAGCAGTCTGCAAGGTGCGCTGGAGGGCGGTCTGCACTCCCTGTTCATCGTAATGGCGGTGTTCGCTGTGATCTCCCTGGTGATCTCGGTGCGTCTTGACCAAGGGGTGCCTTCCATACAGGAAGCAAGCACACCGTCGAAGCGTTAA
- a CDS encoding MarR family transcriptional regulator, which translates to MIQSYERDTQLTLHLYRVFAKSFKSINEHAVTGSKIEGFNPTAFAVMEVLYYKGSQPIQQIGAKLLLQSGNVTYVIDKLEERGYLQRKPCPSDRRVIFAELTTEGERLMNEMYPKYSERLHLAFSGLSDEEKEQMIVLLKKMGLQAEKLSPLPRK; encoded by the coding sequence ATGATACAATCCTATGAACGCGATACTCAGTTGACCCTGCATTTGTACAGAGTTTTTGCCAAGTCCTTCAAGAGCATTAACGAGCATGCTGTAACCGGCAGCAAGATCGAAGGCTTCAACCCGACCGCCTTCGCAGTTATGGAGGTTCTCTATTACAAAGGATCGCAGCCGATCCAGCAGATCGGTGCCAAGCTGCTGCTTCAGAGCGGCAACGTTACTTATGTGATCGACAAGCTGGAAGAACGCGGGTACCTGCAGCGCAAGCCTTGCCCTAGTGACCGCCGCGTTATTTTTGCCGAGCTGACTACAGAGGGCGAACGTCTGATGAACGAGATGTATCCGAAGTACTCGGAGCGCCTGCATCTGGCCTTCAGCGGACTCAGCGACGAAGAGAAGGAACAGATGATTGTGCTGCTGAAGAAGATGGGCCTGCAAGCCGAGAAGCTTTCCCCGCTCCCGCGCAAATAA
- a CDS encoding ABC transporter ATP-binding protein, which translates to MEETEGLDEQKAPKQTEDLINKYYDDDDDEDEEDTVLDVVIEEAGYEAGDIRISGISFQVKKGELLGLIGPNGAGKSTTIKTLLGLLKHAKARVKLGGENQSYAYVPEQPVFYEDLTLWEHLDLAAAAYGLSYEAFESTAEQLLVQFSMTHVRDDLPAGFSKGMKQKMMLMLGFLVQPDVYIVDEPFIGLDPRATKDFLRLLEAERERGAGVLMSTHVLDTAEKICDSFILISGGKIAAEGTLAEIRGEAGLPEGSLFDCFDELT; encoded by the coding sequence ATGGAAGAGACAGAAGGTCTGGATGAACAGAAGGCTCCGAAGCAGACGGAGGACCTGATCAACAAGTATTACGACGACGACGATGATGAGGATGAAGAGGATACCGTGCTTGATGTGGTGATTGAGGAAGCGGGCTATGAGGCAGGAGACATCCGCATCTCAGGAATCTCCTTCCAGGTGAAGAAGGGTGAGCTGCTGGGACTGATCGGACCGAACGGGGCCGGCAAAAGCACTACCATCAAGACGCTGCTTGGTCTGCTGAAGCATGCCAAGGCCCGGGTGAAACTGGGCGGCGAGAACCAGTCCTACGCCTACGTACCGGAGCAGCCGGTATTCTACGAGGACCTTACGCTGTGGGAGCATTTGGATCTGGCCGCTGCCGCGTACGGCTTAAGCTATGAAGCCTTCGAGTCTACGGCGGAACAGCTGCTGGTACAGTTCAGCATGACCCATGTGCGGGATGATCTGCCGGCGGGCTTCTCCAAGGGGATGAAACAGAAGATGATGCTCATGCTCGGCTTCCTGGTACAGCCGGATGTCTATATAGTGGATGAGCCGTTCATCGGGCTTGATCCCAGGGCCACCAAGGATTTCCTGCGGCTGCTGGAGGCGGAGCGGGAGCGCGGTGCCGGGGTGCTGATGTCCACGCATGTTCTGGATACAGCGGAGAAAATCTGCGACAGCTTCATTCTGATCTCCGGAGGCAAAATTGCCGCCGAGGGGACACTTGCGGAGATACGCGGGGAAGCGGGGCTGCCGGAGGGATCGCTGTTTGATTGCTTCGACGAATTAACATGA
- a CDS encoding ABC transporter permease has protein sequence MLRRINMSRNSFAFPAARNLLRRRLFSHFREQTAIIRTAVDWTVLLYILIPGGLLGGRFYYGYWNGDLPGWFSHVPFVVVPSLLAILLATGGIVLLLQEGDLLFLRQRQNWISTILRGGMVYSLAVTALKMAAVYVILLPFLIRGYDLSAASAYGLLALTIACSWAVKLLGHIVKVQRQGFRRRLWLILAVAVPCGIYLRLALFWKDSPALLFLAAAAYAAVTVLAFRARLRLRGTFMNDVREDYKQRMSIAAILLRRVLDKPRPTRYKPWIFRKSQPLLASKLPESRFAAAGIKAMLRNPAHLKLYLQFTGVSLVAIFIVPVVLKWLLYAILTCLMAYWLTSFWNLFSGDDYIGILPFTKVQKADAGSKAMPILLTPFAVLCSAVLCIPAYGWWGLLIFIPVGAAAGIWIGRIFSVIRFAR, from the coding sequence TTGCTTCGACGAATTAACATGAGCCGGAATTCATTTGCGTTCCCGGCTGCAAGGAATCTCTTAAGACGAAGACTGTTCTCCCATTTCCGGGAGCAGACGGCTATTATCCGTACGGCTGTAGACTGGACAGTCCTGCTGTATATCCTCATCCCGGGGGGCCTCCTCGGGGGCCGCTTCTATTATGGCTACTGGAACGGTGATCTTCCGGGCTGGTTCAGCCATGTCCCCTTTGTGGTCGTGCCTTCGCTGCTGGCCATTCTGCTGGCTACGGGAGGCATCGTGCTGCTGCTCCAGGAAGGGGATCTGCTGTTCCTGCGGCAGCGGCAGAACTGGATCAGCACGATCCTCAGGGGCGGAATGGTCTATAGTCTAGCGGTAACTGCGCTGAAGATGGCGGCGGTATACGTCATTCTGCTGCCGTTTCTGATCCGCGGCTATGATCTGAGCGCGGCAAGCGCCTATGGCTTGCTGGCGCTGACGATAGCCTGCAGTTGGGCCGTTAAGCTGCTGGGCCATATCGTCAAGGTGCAGCGGCAGGGCTTCCGCCGCCGGCTGTGGCTGATCCTGGCGGTGGCCGTACCCTGCGGGATCTACCTGCGTCTCGCACTCTTCTGGAAGGACAGCCCGGCCCTTCTGTTCCTTGCGGCTGCCGCCTACGCGGCAGTGACCGTCCTGGCCTTCAGAGCCCGCCTGCGCCTGCGCGGCACGTTCATGAATGATGTGCGCGAGGACTACAAGCAGCGGATGAGCATTGCAGCGATTCTGCTGCGCCGTGTGCTGGATAAGCCGCGCCCGACACGCTACAAGCCCTGGATCTTCCGCAAGTCACAGCCGCTGCTGGCTTCGAAGTTGCCTGAGAGCCGCTTCGCCGCCGCAGGGATCAAGGCGATGCTGCGCAATCCGGCCCATCTCAAGTTGTATTTGCAATTCACCGGGGTGTCGCTGGTGGCAATATTTATTGTGCCGGTAGTGCTGAAATGGCTGCTGTACGCCATCTTGACTTGCCTGATGGCCTATTGGCTGACCTCCTTCTGGAATCTGTTCTCCGGGGATGACTATATCGGCATTCTGCCGTTCACCAAGGTGCAGAAGGCGGATGCCGGTTCCAAGGCGATGCCTATCCTGCTGACGCCCTTCGCCGTCTTATGCTCAGCAGTACTCTGCATTCCGGCCTACGGCTGGTGGGGCTTGCTGATCTTCATCCCTGTCGGGGCTGCCGCCGGAATCTGGATCGGCCGCATATTCAGTGTCATAAGGTTTGCCAGATAA
- a CDS encoding NAD(P)/FAD-dependent oxidoreductase codes for MNSYDVIVIGGGPSGLMASVAAAGHGASVLLIDKGAKLGRKLGISGGGRCNVTNIKETSELIAHIPGNGRFLYSSFDHFNNRDIIDFFEGLGIALKEEDNGRMFPVSDKAASVVSALVGKVRSLGVQIMTDSPVREVLYEEGAVRGIRLESGKAFSAKAVIIATGGKSVPQTGSTGDGYPWAAAAGHTITELFPTEVPILSREPWIKSGELQGLSLRDVTLSVWNLRGKKVISHRGDMIFTHFGLSGPIALRCSQFLRQVQQKSGTDTVEMSIDLFPDLSLQEAESMLQNKLDLEPKKAIRNSLKGLLPERLIPLLLAKGGLDGEITGHHLPKTGLGALAALVKRMPVQVHGTRSLAEAFVTGGGVALKEINPKTMQSKLTAGLYFCGEILDIHGYTGGYNITAAFSTGYTAGKHAAEQ; via the coding sequence ATGAATAGCTATGATGTAATCGTCATTGGAGGCGGCCCGTCCGGGCTGATGGCCAGCGTAGCCGCAGCCGGACACGGGGCGTCCGTACTTCTGATCGACAAAGGGGCGAAGCTCGGCCGCAAGCTGGGGATTTCGGGCGGCGGGCGCTGCAATGTTACCAATATAAAGGAGACCTCAGAGCTGATCGCCCATATACCGGGCAACGGCCGTTTTTTATACAGCTCGTTTGACCATTTCAACAACCGGGATATTATAGATTTTTTTGAGGGGCTGGGCATCGCCTTGAAGGAGGAGGATAACGGGCGGATGTTCCCTGTATCGGACAAGGCCGCAAGCGTAGTCTCTGCGCTAGTTGGCAAGGTCCGTAGTCTTGGCGTGCAGATCATGACGGACAGCCCGGTCCGTGAGGTGCTCTACGAGGAAGGGGCCGTCCGGGGCATCCGCCTGGAGTCAGGCAAGGCCTTCAGCGCGAAGGCTGTCATTATCGCCACCGGAGGCAAGTCCGTGCCGCAGACCGGATCTACCGGCGATGGGTACCCTTGGGCTGCCGCTGCCGGACATACGATCACGGAGCTGTTCCCGACTGAGGTCCCTATTCTCTCCAGGGAGCCGTGGATCAAATCCGGGGAGCTGCAGGGCTTGTCCCTCCGCGATGTCACGCTGAGCGTCTGGAATCTGAGGGGCAAGAAGGTGATCTCCCACCGGGGAGATATGATCTTCACCCATTTCGGCTTATCCGGCCCGATTGCGCTGCGCTGCAGCCAGTTCCTGCGCCAGGTTCAGCAGAAGTCGGGAACCGACACCGTGGAGATGTCCATCGACCTGTTCCCGGACCTGTCCCTCCAGGAGGCGGAATCTATGCTCCAGAATAAGCTCGATCTGGAGCCGAAGAAGGCTATCCGCAACTCGCTGAAGGGACTCCTGCCCGAGCGCCTGATCCCGCTGCTGCTGGCGAAGGGGGGGCTTGATGGGGAGATTACAGGCCATCATCTGCCCAAGACTGGCCTTGGGGCGCTGGCTGCCCTGGTGAAGAGGATGCCCGTTCAGGTTCATGGGACACGTTCCCTTGCGGAAGCCTTCGTGACCGGCGGGGGAGTTGCGCTCAAGGAGATCAACCCCAAGACCATGCAGTCCAAGCTGACCGCAGGCCTCTATTTCTGCGGTGAGATTCTTGATATTCACGGTTATACCGGCGGCTATAATATTACCGCTGCCTTCTCCACCGGCTATACGGCCGGCAAGCATGCGGCGGAGCAGTAA
- a CDS encoding ATP-binding protein — protein sequence MQISAACMFLFLFQWRLDRGDPLRRNIRFPDDHIFLMICCALGITLCMALSATMFGVVYLNLAILPAYIGILYGNLPSSVYLALYFFFCTALFSMPSGIEHLFLNTGVLMYPLLFGMSGLFKKSAIPGKIGILWGALFPSMLFIVIVPNMQGRSILNIHPAEAALAGLYALTALILGALFIVYIDKAWDKLQVKIQMQGISEKFQWESEKLQQITNVVPLNIMEFDDNGYVTELNEYMLTLMQRHCPLLTREVILSSPAREVFGQSMDQATLARLEGVLRSRQRSNTKIRVDSMTYHIFTAPLQHESGLPGGVVMIIQDLTEEEKIRSELDNVERLSLVGQMAAGITHEIRNPMAVVRGFLQLMREKSPEDLHSYYHIVMEELDRANSIINDFLSLAQTRVSDKEPAGLQPILEELTPLIWADANLRGQSVELKISPTMPLLELNVREIKQLILNLARNAMEAMEAKGVLTLAACEHEDTVLLIITDTGSGMPESQLQQLFTPFFTTKSQGTGLGLSLCLSIAERHNGTIRVESEVGCGTSVIVTFPVESREGALQSPVYM from the coding sequence TTGCAAATATCAGCTGCCTGCATGTTCCTGTTTCTTTTTCAGTGGAGGCTGGACCGGGGCGATCCCCTGCGCCGGAACATCAGGTTCCCCGATGATCATATCTTTCTGATGATCTGCTGCGCGCTGGGCATTACGCTGTGCATGGCCCTATCGGCTACGATGTTCGGGGTGGTCTATTTGAATCTGGCGATTCTCCCGGCCTATATCGGGATCTTATATGGTAACCTGCCCTCCAGCGTGTACCTGGCACTGTATTTCTTCTTCTGTACTGCATTATTTTCGATGCCGTCAGGGATAGAGCATCTTTTCTTGAATACAGGGGTGCTGATGTATCCGCTGCTCTTCGGCATGTCCGGGCTGTTCAAGAAATCCGCGATTCCCGGCAAAATCGGCATTCTGTGGGGCGCGCTTTTTCCGAGCATGCTGTTCATTGTCATTGTACCGAATATGCAGGGCCGGAGCATCCTTAATATCCATCCTGCTGAAGCTGCCCTGGCCGGGTTATATGCCTTGACGGCCTTAATTCTGGGCGCCTTGTTTATCGTCTATATCGATAAGGCCTGGGACAAGCTGCAGGTCAAGATACAGATGCAGGGAATCTCGGAGAAATTCCAGTGGGAATCGGAGAAGTTGCAGCAGATCACGAATGTGGTGCCGCTGAATATTATGGAGTTCGATGACAACGGGTATGTGACGGAGCTGAATGAATACATGCTGACTCTGATGCAGCGTCATTGCCCCCTGTTGACCAGAGAGGTTATTTTGTCGAGTCCGGCAAGAGAGGTCTTCGGCCAAAGCATGGATCAGGCTACCCTGGCCCGGTTAGAGGGCGTTCTGCGCAGCAGACAGCGTTCCAATACGAAGATCAGGGTCGATTCGATGACCTATCATATTTTTACCGCGCCGCTCCAGCATGAATCAGGGCTGCCGGGCGGAGTCGTCATGATTATTCAGGATTTGACGGAAGAGGAGAAAATCCGCAGCGAGCTTGACAATGTCGAGCGCCTGTCGCTGGTCGGGCAGATGGCTGCGGGAATTACGCACGAGATCCGTAACCCGATGGCGGTAGTACGCGGCTTCCTGCAGCTGATGCGGGAAAAGAGCCCGGAGGATCTCCATTCCTATTATCATATTGTTATGGAGGAGCTGGACCGGGCCAACAGCATCATCAATGACTTTCTGTCGCTGGCACAGACCCGTGTATCGGACAAGGAGCCGGCCGGCCTCCAACCTATTCTGGAGGAGCTTACGCCGCTGATCTGGGCGGATGCCAATCTTCGCGGCCAAAGTGTAGAACTGAAGATCAGTCCTACGATGCCGCTGCTAGAGCTCAATGTCCGGGAGATTAAGCAGCTGATTCTGAATCTGGCCCGCAACGCCATGGAGGCGATGGAGGCCAAGGGCGTACTGACGCTGGCTGCCTGTGAGCATGAGGATACCGTGCTGCTGATTATAACGGATACCGGAAGCGGTATGCCCGAGAGCCAGCTGCAACAATTGTTCACCCCGTTCTTCACCACTAAGAGCCAGGGGACAGGTCTTGGCCTGTCGCTCTGTCTTAGTATTGCAGAGCGGCATAACGGGACGATCCGGGTAGAATCGGAGGTCGGTTGCGGGACCTCGGTCATCGTTACTTTTCCGGTAGAATCCAGAGAGGGAGCGCTCCAGAGCCCTGTATATATGTAG
- a CDS encoding BrxA/BrxB family bacilliredoxin: protein MSMSFNQYMRDSIQPMRDDLTSIGFQELLTPEDVEAALPAAKGTSLVVVNSVCGCAAGQCRPGVAQALQNEILPDHLFTVFAGQEKEATAKAREYFAPYPPSSPSIALMKDGELVHFIERHGVEDRSAAEIAAELKEVFDRVCQ, encoded by the coding sequence ATGTCCATGTCTTTTAATCAATATATGAGAGATTCTATTCAACCTATGCGCGACGATCTGACAAGCATCGGATTTCAGGAGCTGTTGACCCCGGAGGATGTGGAAGCAGCCCTTCCGGCAGCCAAGGGAACTTCGCTGGTTGTTGTTAACTCCGTATGCGGCTGTGCCGCCGGACAGTGCCGTCCAGGGGTAGCCCAGGCGCTGCAGAACGAGATTCTGCCGGATCACCTGTTCACCGTATTTGCCGGTCAGGAGAAGGAAGCTACCGCCAAGGCACGTGAATATTTCGCTCCGTATCCGCCATCATCCCCGTCCATCGCCCTGATGAAAGACGGCGAGCTGGTTCACTTCATCGAACGTCACGGTGTGGAAGACCGTTCGGCCGCCGAGATTGCTGCGGAGCTGAAGGAAGTTTTTGACCGTGTGTGCCAGTAA
- the nadE gene encoding ammonia-dependent NAD(+) synthetase has protein sequence MSLQEEIIATLGVKPVIDTDAEIRKRVDFLKAYALQAGARGLLIAISGGVDSAVAAGLCKQATDEMTAEQGKEYMTLGVFQPYGEQEDIEHSYAVARAFELTHTVETNIEEAVNEIALEVEHSLKALGQHKHITHQGKGNVKARTRMVMQYALAFENNLLVVGTDHASEAITGFYTKWGDGAVDITPLSSLNKRQVRQLAAALGVPADIVTKAPTAGLWPGQTDETELGITYEENSDYLEGKTVSREAAEKLERFFRRTAHKRDSIPGI, from the coding sequence GTGAGTCTGCAGGAAGAGATTATTGCTACGCTGGGAGTTAAGCCGGTAATTGATACGGATGCGGAGATACGTAAGCGTGTAGATTTTCTGAAAGCGTATGCGCTCCAGGCGGGGGCCAGAGGTCTGCTGATTGCGATTAGCGGAGGTGTGGATAGCGCGGTGGCTGCGGGTCTGTGCAAGCAGGCTACGGACGAGATGACGGCGGAGCAAGGCAAGGAGTATATGACACTCGGGGTATTCCAGCCCTACGGGGAGCAGGAGGATATTGAGCACAGCTATGCGGTGGCCCGGGCTTTTGAGTTGACCCATACGGTGGAGACCAATATCGAAGAAGCGGTGAACGAGATCGCCCTGGAGGTCGAGCATAGCCTGAAGGCCCTGGGACAGCACAAGCATATTACCCATCAGGGCAAGGGGAATGTAAAAGCGAGAACGCGGATGGTGATGCAGTATGCGCTTGCTTTTGAGAACAATCTGCTGGTGGTGGGTACCGATCATGCTTCTGAAGCCATTACCGGATTCTATACGAAGTGGGGCGATGGTGCCGTCGATATTACACCGCTCTCTTCCCTGAACAAACGGCAGGTACGTCAGCTGGCTGCGGCACTTGGCGTGCCGGCGGATATCGTGACCAAAGCGCCGACGGCCGGACTCTGGCCGGGCCAGACGGATGAGACAGAGCTTGGAATCACCTATGAGGAGAACAGCGATTATCTGGAGGGGAAGACCGTCAGCCGTGAAGCGGCTGAGAAGCTGGAGCGCTTCTTCCGGAGAACGGCGCATAAGCGCGATAGTATTCCGGGGATCTAA
- a CDS encoding alpha/beta fold hydrolase — MSRNFELPAGEDAVLRCSHFPAQGEARSVIVIAHGYKGFKDWGMFPYTAQALSDEHEVITFNFSHAGIGEDLQNFTELDKFARNTYQREIKDMEILLSYLSQHHRFGSLPLFLLGHSRGGGDSLLYALDHPAEIAGVISWNGITNLDLFTEQQKSEMREKGRTHVLNGRTGQQMPLDAIIIEDLEQQAERYQIMERMKQASFPAVLIQGSEDGEHLRRGSGQLIRLRPDIEWVQIPGGNHTFCTVHPFSGTTPQLEQAISATREFINRVLAK; from the coding sequence ATGTCCCGTAATTTTGAATTACCCGCAGGTGAGGATGCGGTGCTTCGCTGTTCCCATTTTCCCGCCCAGGGAGAGGCCCGCAGTGTGATAGTCATCGCTCACGGCTATAAAGGCTTTAAGGATTGGGGGATGTTCCCGTATACGGCACAGGCGCTCAGCGACGAGCATGAAGTAATCACCTTCAACTTCTCCCATGCCGGCATCGGCGAGGATCTGCAGAATTTCACCGAGCTGGACAAATTCGCCCGCAACACCTACCAGCGTGAGATCAAGGATATGGAGATCCTGCTCTCTTATCTGAGCCAGCACCACAGGTTCGGCAGCCTCCCGCTGTTCCTGCTAGGGCATAGCCGCGGCGGGGGCGACTCACTCCTCTACGCACTGGATCATCCGGCAGAAATCGCCGGGGTCATCTCCTGGAACGGGATCACTAACCTGGATCTGTTCACAGAGCAGCAGAAGAGTGAGATGCGGGAAAAGGGCCGGACCCATGTGCTCAACGGACGGACCGGACAGCAAATGCCGCTGGATGCCATCATTATAGAGGATCTGGAGCAGCAGGCGGAGCGTTACCAGATTATGGAGCGGATGAAGCAGGCCAGCTTCCCGGCCGTTCTGATTCAAGGCAGTGAGGACGGAGAGCATCTGCGCCGCGGCTCCGGGCAATTGATCAGGCTGCGGCCGGATATTGAATGGGTGCAGATTCCAGGCGGCAATCATACCTTTTGCACCGTTCATCCTTTTTCCGGAACGACACCCCAGTTGGAACAGGCGATATCCGCTACCAGAGAATTCATCAACCGGGTACTGGCGAAGTAG
- the acpS gene encoding holo-ACP synthase, whose amino-acid sequence MIYGIGHDVLEIGRVAGITEGSLGSRFSRRILTRQELALAAGKGAKTAEFIAGRFSAKEAVVKALGCGIGQMVGFQDIEILPDALGKPVAILSAEAWSRLGLPKEEYVIHLTITHSRGLASAFAVVERTPGYSL is encoded by the coding sequence GTGATTTACGGAATCGGGCATGATGTGCTGGAAATCGGCAGGGTTGCCGGGATTACGGAGGGCAGCCTGGGCAGCCGCTTCTCCCGGAGAATTCTGACCCGGCAGGAGCTGGCGCTGGCCGCAGGCAAAGGCGCAAAGACCGCGGAATTCATCGCCGGAAGATTCTCGGCCAAGGAAGCGGTTGTGAAGGCGCTCGGCTGCGGAATCGGTCAGATGGTGGGTTTTCAGGACATTGAGATTCTGCCGGATGCACTGGGCAAACCAGTAGCCATCCTGTCTGCGGAGGCCTGGTCCCGGCTGGGGCTGCCGAAGGAGGAGTATGTCATTCATCTCACTATTACGCACAGCCGCGGACTGGCCTCTGCCTTCGCGGTGGTGGAGCGGACACCCGGCTACAGCCTGTAA